One genomic segment of Desmodus rotundus isolate HL8 chromosome 5, HLdesRot8A.1, whole genome shotgun sequence includes these proteins:
- the FAM111A gene encoding serine protease FAM111A isoform X1, translating to MVSAVCKVLLCVSAELPVPLQAIMSCKKRRSQKGSLDTKGNKKIKDYFPQVNKEQQGNSSIPQMKNGSRRSPKDITNTQAQGPKDQTISQNKVLNITLDVPHRRNKKMKYWITCNEGHTLSMALGTLQAVKEERITQQGKEMLVRGTEGIEGYLNLGMPLSCLPENCHLVMTFAQSKSEQNGENQIFGRHDKASADCVKFFIHAVGKKRKRIVKRGELHKEGVKLCVYAFKGETIKEAVCKDGRFLSFLESDDWKLILNLDSVVENTQHVDDLEGKLFQVEAEERRASGAAATQSCDVATTRNSELEERSTFVSKGETMAQYPSLQREMEEIRESFKKKIKKRQGKKLYLAHKTNFGKVTKNATPVKTFKLLSHLSDSVGYLSWDNNGMRGSATCFVFRGLFVFTCRHVIHDIVGEGIEPSKWAGIIGQCVRVTFGYEDSQEKGDYFFVKSWFEICGETLDYAVLELKENGQPVPLGLYNGIGPVPLSGLIYIIGHPDGEAKSADACTVIPQGQRVEKYREHLQTQGFDEHMQFIHMFTQRSFQEMAPRPDMITYDTSFYFGSSGSPVLDSKGSLVAMHSAGFRNYYQPGFSSIIEFGPTMESILHDIKQNHRAWYEKVCIISQEVEMVSDED from the exons TGTTTCAGCTGAACTGCCTGTTCCTCTTCAAGCCATCATGAGCTGTAAGAAACGCAGGTCACAGAAGGGCTCCTTGGATAcaaagggaaacaagaaaattaaGGACTATTTTCCTCAG GTCAATAAAGAACAACAGGGTAATTCTAGTATTCCTCAAATGAAGAACGGCTCCAGAAGAAGCCCAAAAGATATAACTAATACCCAGGCTCAAGGACCCAAAGACCAGACTATATCCCAAAATAAGGTGCTTAACATTACTTTAGATGTACCTcacaggagaaacaaaaaaatgaaatactggaTCACATGTAACGAGGGGCATACCTTATCAATGGCACTTGGTACTCTTCAGGCAGTCAAAGAAGAGAGAATAACTCAGCAAGGCAAAGAAATGCTGGTGCGGGGCACAGAAGGAATTGAAGGCTACCTAAACCTTGGAATGCCCCTCAGTTGTTTGCCTGAAAATTGCCACCTGGTAATGACATTTGCCCAGAGTAAAAGTGAGCAGAATGGAGAGAACCAGATATTTGGCCGGCATGACAAGGCATCTGCTGACTGTGTCAAATTTTTTATCCATGCAgttgggaagaagagaaaaaggattgTCAAACGTGGGGAACTTCACAAAGAAGGGGTCAAACTCTGCGTCTACGCTTTCAAAGGAGAAACCATCAAAGAAGCTGTGTGCAAGGACGgcagatttctttcctttctggagAGTGATGATTGGAAACTCATTTTAAACCTGGACTCCGTTGTAGAAAACACACAGCACGTGGACGACCTAGAGGGCAAGCTCTTCCAGGTTGAGGCTGAGGAAAGGAGGGCATCCGGGGCAGCAGCCACTCAGAGCTGTGATGTGGCAACCACTCGGAATTCGGAGTTGGAGGAAAGAAGCACCTTTGTGTCGAAAGGAGAAACTATGGCCCAGTACCCTAGTTTgcaaagagaaatggaagaaattagagaaagcttcaagaaaaagattaaaaaaagacaggGGAAGAAATTATATCTTGCACATAAAACAAACTTTGGGAAAGTGACAAAAAACGCTACTCCGGTTAAAACGTTCAAACTTCTTTCTCATCTCAGTGACTCAGTTGGGTACTTGTCGTGGGACAACAATGGAATGCGGGGTTCTGCCACCTGCTTTGTTTTTAGAGGGTTGTTCGTTTTCACTTGTCGGCATGTAATACACGACATTGTGGGAGAAGGAATAGAGCCAAGTAAGTGGGCAGGCATAATTGGCCAATGTGTGAGGGTGACGTTTGGTTACGAAGACAGCCAAGAAAAAGGGGACTACTTTTTCGTCAAATCTTGGTTTGAGATATGTGGTGAAACTCTTGATTATGCAGTTCTGGAACTGAAGGAAAATGGACAACCAGTACCTTTGGGATTATATAATGGAATTGGTCCTGTGCCCCTTAGTGGGTTGATATACATCATTGGCCATCCAGATGGAGAGGCAAAATCTGCTGATGCTTGTACTGTAATCCCTCAGGGTCAGCGAGTAGAGAAATATCGGGAACATCTGCAGACTCAGGGTTTCGATGAGCATATGCAGTTTATCCATATGTTCACGCAAAGAAGTTTCCAGGAAATGGCTCCCAGACCTGATATGATTACCTATGACACTAGTTTTTACTTTGGGTCATCTGGCTCACCAGTACTCGATTCAAAAGGTTCATTGGTGGCCATGCACAGTGCTGGCTTCCGTAATTACTACCAACCTGGGTTTTCCAGTATCATTGAGTTTGGCCCTACTATGGAATCCATCCTCCATGATATTAAGCAAAACCATAGAGCTTGGTATGAAAAAGTATGCATAATTTCACAGGAGGTAGAAATGGTGAGTGATGAGGATTGA
- the FAM111A gene encoding serine protease FAM111A isoform X2 — translation MSCKKRRSQKGSLDTKGNKKIKDYFPQVNKEQQGNSSIPQMKNGSRRSPKDITNTQAQGPKDQTISQNKVLNITLDVPHRRNKKMKYWITCNEGHTLSMALGTLQAVKEERITQQGKEMLVRGTEGIEGYLNLGMPLSCLPENCHLVMTFAQSKSEQNGENQIFGRHDKASADCVKFFIHAVGKKRKRIVKRGELHKEGVKLCVYAFKGETIKEAVCKDGRFLSFLESDDWKLILNLDSVVENTQHVDDLEGKLFQVEAEERRASGAAATQSCDVATTRNSELEERSTFVSKGETMAQYPSLQREMEEIRESFKKKIKKRQGKKLYLAHKTNFGKVTKNATPVKTFKLLSHLSDSVGYLSWDNNGMRGSATCFVFRGLFVFTCRHVIHDIVGEGIEPSKWAGIIGQCVRVTFGYEDSQEKGDYFFVKSWFEICGETLDYAVLELKENGQPVPLGLYNGIGPVPLSGLIYIIGHPDGEAKSADACTVIPQGQRVEKYREHLQTQGFDEHMQFIHMFTQRSFQEMAPRPDMITYDTSFYFGSSGSPVLDSKGSLVAMHSAGFRNYYQPGFSSIIEFGPTMESILHDIKQNHRAWYEKVCIISQEVEMVSDED, via the exons ATGAGCTGTAAGAAACGCAGGTCACAGAAGGGCTCCTTGGATAcaaagggaaacaagaaaattaaGGACTATTTTCCTCAG GTCAATAAAGAACAACAGGGTAATTCTAGTATTCCTCAAATGAAGAACGGCTCCAGAAGAAGCCCAAAAGATATAACTAATACCCAGGCTCAAGGACCCAAAGACCAGACTATATCCCAAAATAAGGTGCTTAACATTACTTTAGATGTACCTcacaggagaaacaaaaaaatgaaatactggaTCACATGTAACGAGGGGCATACCTTATCAATGGCACTTGGTACTCTTCAGGCAGTCAAAGAAGAGAGAATAACTCAGCAAGGCAAAGAAATGCTGGTGCGGGGCACAGAAGGAATTGAAGGCTACCTAAACCTTGGAATGCCCCTCAGTTGTTTGCCTGAAAATTGCCACCTGGTAATGACATTTGCCCAGAGTAAAAGTGAGCAGAATGGAGAGAACCAGATATTTGGCCGGCATGACAAGGCATCTGCTGACTGTGTCAAATTTTTTATCCATGCAgttgggaagaagagaaaaaggattgTCAAACGTGGGGAACTTCACAAAGAAGGGGTCAAACTCTGCGTCTACGCTTTCAAAGGAGAAACCATCAAAGAAGCTGTGTGCAAGGACGgcagatttctttcctttctggagAGTGATGATTGGAAACTCATTTTAAACCTGGACTCCGTTGTAGAAAACACACAGCACGTGGACGACCTAGAGGGCAAGCTCTTCCAGGTTGAGGCTGAGGAAAGGAGGGCATCCGGGGCAGCAGCCACTCAGAGCTGTGATGTGGCAACCACTCGGAATTCGGAGTTGGAGGAAAGAAGCACCTTTGTGTCGAAAGGAGAAACTATGGCCCAGTACCCTAGTTTgcaaagagaaatggaagaaattagagaaagcttcaagaaaaagattaaaaaaagacaggGGAAGAAATTATATCTTGCACATAAAACAAACTTTGGGAAAGTGACAAAAAACGCTACTCCGGTTAAAACGTTCAAACTTCTTTCTCATCTCAGTGACTCAGTTGGGTACTTGTCGTGGGACAACAATGGAATGCGGGGTTCTGCCACCTGCTTTGTTTTTAGAGGGTTGTTCGTTTTCACTTGTCGGCATGTAATACACGACATTGTGGGAGAAGGAATAGAGCCAAGTAAGTGGGCAGGCATAATTGGCCAATGTGTGAGGGTGACGTTTGGTTACGAAGACAGCCAAGAAAAAGGGGACTACTTTTTCGTCAAATCTTGGTTTGAGATATGTGGTGAAACTCTTGATTATGCAGTTCTGGAACTGAAGGAAAATGGACAACCAGTACCTTTGGGATTATATAATGGAATTGGTCCTGTGCCCCTTAGTGGGTTGATATACATCATTGGCCATCCAGATGGAGAGGCAAAATCTGCTGATGCTTGTACTGTAATCCCTCAGGGTCAGCGAGTAGAGAAATATCGGGAACATCTGCAGACTCAGGGTTTCGATGAGCATATGCAGTTTATCCATATGTTCACGCAAAGAAGTTTCCAGGAAATGGCTCCCAGACCTGATATGATTACCTATGACACTAGTTTTTACTTTGGGTCATCTGGCTCACCAGTACTCGATTCAAAAGGTTCATTGGTGGCCATGCACAGTGCTGGCTTCCGTAATTACTACCAACCTGGGTTTTCCAGTATCATTGAGTTTGGCCCTACTATGGAATCCATCCTCCATGATATTAAGCAAAACCATAGAGCTTGGTATGAAAAAGTATGCATAATTTCACAGGAGGTAGAAATGGTGAGTGATGAGGATTGA